ttcgccatgttgcccaggctggtctcaagctcctgggctcaagtgatcctcccacctcagcctcccaaagtgctgagattgcaggtgtaagctaccatgcctagcccctaatctatccttccttcctttcttttttcttttcctctaggcAAAGAACTTTATTAACCTTTGTTTCAAACTTTATTCCCAGGCTTCTTCGGCCTAATTAACTGCAAAGAATGAATTGTGTATAAGCACAAACTGAAAAGAGCTGCAGTGTCCAAGGGGCTTGGGCTTAAAAATATTAGAGATCTAGATTTTATCAGATTCATAAACAAAAAATTCTTTACAAGCAGTCATAATATGAAATAGCAGCTCCCAGTAACTTCTTCAAGTTTTATCTTCAGAAGTTGACTCAATTCAGTTTGTCTCATTCTTGGAAGCCTCATCAAAATTCTCCACAAGACCTGgaacttcatcatcatcatcatcctctccAGTAGCAAGTGGTGCTTTTCCATCCACAGATTGTTTGGGCAGAGCTTCAGCCAGTCTCCTTAAACTAGTCAGACTGACTGCAGCAAGCTGGTTTAAGATGCTGTGTAGCATTTCTGTCAGCTGCTTTGTCTCAGCATGGCCTGTAATCGTGAAAGTGTTCACTGCCAGAGATGCCTGAACTTCAGGGTTGTTCAAGTGGATCATTGTTCCTTGGAGTTTTTCCTGGTTCATGattgtttcttttatcttgtcGGAGTGGATAAGGGGCCGCGCGGGGGACTAGGGTTGGTGCTCAGGGGGTCTTGGGTGGACCAGCTGAGACTAGGCGCACACACGTGGCGATGCAAGATGGCAGCtaaaggctttcttttttttctttctctctctctcctctctctctttccccctctctcctctctctctttccccgctcccctcccctcctctcccctcccctccacttccctctcctttctctagctctgttacccaggctggagtgcactggcatgatcatagctcactgcaaccttgaactcctgggatcaagcaatcctcccgcctcagctgggactacaggcatgcaccaccatgcccagctgtttttaaacttttttttagaaaagaggtctcactttgttacccaggctagtcttgaactcctggtctctagtgatcctctctcctcagcctcccaaatcgctgagattataggtgtgctccaccatgccaGACTCAGACAATTCCTCGAATGAGACTgtattttgtgatttaaaatgCCCATAGAGTGATCTAATACCTTAGAGTGAGCAGAAAAATTCTGGAGTACTCATAATTTTTATCTAATGGCAGGAAAGAGCTTTCCTCATGGAATAAATTTTGAAGGAGCAGtgggtaataaaaataaatttgctttttgATCACATCCCATGAGCAGTGCTGGTCCAACGAATGGATTTGGTGGTTAATGGTGAGCGTCAGGCCTCCTAAGACCAACCTAATCTGCAGGGTTCCTTGCTGTGGGCTCAGTGGGAGCAGAGCCATCTGGGAGGAGCGGGTGAGCCCAACTCATTCTGTGGGAGGAGTTGCTTCAACAGACTTGGATTGAGGTAAaggctaaatttaaaaatatatcttttaataaGATGATACATTTGCAGACGGAGTTATTGCCCATGTCGAAACTTTGTGGGACAGATTCCTACTCCTAACTtggtttttgttgtcattgttgttgttttgtttcgttttgagacagggtctcactccgttgcccaggctggaatgcagtggcacagtcactggtcactgcagccttgaccaccccaggtttaggtgatcctcctgcctcagcctcttgagtagctgggactataggcctgcaccaccacactcagctaatttttgtattttttgtagagacagggttttgccatgttgtccaggctggtcttgaactcctggactcaagtgatccgctcatctcagcctcccaaagtgctgggattataggcgtgagccaccatgcctggcccccactcCCATTTGTGATTTGTGCAGAATCTTCTGCCAGCCCCTTACATGACTCCTGAAGGGTGAGAATTTTCCCCTAAAGTCTCCTCCAGAAGCACACACTAGAATCTACCACACTAACCAAATTTCATCGTGTGATGTTTCATAAGGAATTAGAATGAGTTATAGCCATGCTTGCAGGCAGACAGTGGGTCCAGTTTGGAGAATCTGACCCCAGTGACAAGTCCAACTccttagggattttttttaaaatttttaatttttagttttttgtagagatggggtctcactatgttgcccaggctgatctcaaattcctggcatcaaatgatcctcccaccttgggctcccaaagtgctgggattacaggcatgagccaccatgcccagccctccttAGGGATCTTGATAAAAGATGTTAATGGAAAACTGGATTAAGATCTAACATACTTATATATTCTTCCAGGCTCCTTGAAGCTCCAGAAGTCTTTGATTCTCTGTCTTCTTGGCTGTAGCACAGTCCAAGAGTCAGAATTTTTGCCATTCTCCAGGCAGTGTAATGtttgcactgtgtgtgtgtgtgtgtgtgtgtgtgtgtgtctgttctgTGAGCTGCCACGGCCACCGCTGCAGGCTGCAGCTGGTGTTGACGGTGCAGAAGCGCTGAGTCACTGGCTGTTTAGCGACACTTACATCACGTTCCAttgtcctttcttcctttctaggCTTTGAGAGCCctttcagtgtttttattttgttttgtttttgcccagGGCCTCTCCCTGGTAGGAAATCAGGGTGTAAAAACTGAGACGGTGCTGGGGCTCCCGAACAAAGCTGTGCAGAAGGACAGTGGATCCCTGCAGGCTGCTGAGGACACCCAGCAACCCAGATTCATGTGCTGGAAGCACACGAGGGCCCTGGGCCAGCCCCAGCAGGGCCCTGGAGCCCCAGGGTGGGCTCTGACTCACATTTTTCTGCAGCTCTCCCTGCTGTGCTGGTTTCAACTGGAGCTGATGAGTTTAACGATCTCTTTATAAGTTCTGAATCCAACATTGTTTGTGCCCGTTTTAGCACAAGTGTAACAGGTGGTGCTAATTATCAGTGTGACATAAATTCTTGGAGAGGTAGCCTCTGGAGAGGgctatacagatttttttaaatgactattttGACCCAACAAGCTTGTGACTTTATTACAGttgttttgttattaaaaaatacctatttattatggaaacattggggaaaaaacaaaacatcataaAGGATGAAGTAAAGGTTATTCGTATTCCACCACCCAGAGATGATCACATTTTGATATATaatcttctaatattttttctaaatatggaTTGATATGCACGTACATTTTACATAATTGGGCCCACATTGAGCATTTATTTAAACTGAGAAATATGCTGTGAATATACTCTTACGTCATTGAGCCATATACTAGAAGTGCTGCAAATTAATGCAGTATGAGCAGAGAGATAAGATACATCTTGGATTGTTTTATTTGCTGTCTGTTCATTTCTATTTGTAGGATCTTTCTCTTGCCAGAATAGCCTCATTTACAGGTCCTgtcccttcctcccacccctgcAAGGTAGCTAAAGCATTTTCTCAGGTAATCATCCCACActatctctgcttttttttttttttttttttttggtatacaaACTATTTATTAACAGACAAGGCCTACAGACTTATTCCTTCTTGGACACACCCATAGTACAGACATGGTAGCCAGTGGTCTTGCTGTGCTGGCCTCAGACACGAAGGCCCCAGAGGTGGCGCAGCCCTCTATGGGCCTGAATCTTCTTCAGTCACTCCAGGTCTTCACAGAGCTTGCTGTCCATTGGCTGGGATCTGCCTATATTTTCCAACCTTTACATCCTTCTGTCTGTTCAAGAGCCAGTCTGGGATCTCGTACTGGCATGGATCCTCCGTAATGGTGATCACACGTTCCGCCTCATCTTCAGTGAGTTCTCCAGCCCTCTTGGTGAGGTCAAAGCCTGCTTTCCTTAACACTGCATGAGCATATCTTCGACCCACAGCCTAAATGGCAGTGACAGCAAAGGCTTTTTTTCTGCCACCCACCAGTGCTGGTGTTGAGTACTCACAAAATATGCTGGAACTCTTCAGGGATCACTAGAGACATGGTGGCCGCAGAGGCGGCAGCATGTAGGCCTCCTGTGGAGGAGAATCTCTGCTTTTTTTAAAACGCTTTCTGGGAAGCCCTAGGACCAGCTAAGATCTAGCTGGATCAGTAATTCTCAATCTTGAGCTCACATCAGAATCTCCTGGAAGGCTTGTCAAAGGAGACTGCTGGGCTTCACCCCTGGAGTTTCAGTAGGGCTGGGGTGGTAGACACGTTCCCAGGCAAATGTTGCTCATGTTGGTTTACtactgagaaccactgatttggGGGAATGGATGAGCAGTTTGCTTCCTCCAAGCCCTCTCCCAGTGTTCCTTGGCTACTTGTCTTTTTCCCTTAGAGCGTTTATTTTGTCTCCAAATTCTTTGCTTGTAACCACTCCCTATGCTGTCTTCTCGTGGTGTCACTCATGCATACAAAggacagaaatattttcttaatggaGGGCTGGAATCCAAAGGGTTCAAGGAGCCCCCCAGTACCCATGAGAGTAGAAGCCAGGGTGATTCGTCCTTCCCTGTCACTGCGGCATAGTCTCCTGAAGAGCTGGCTCAAAAGGAAATGCACAGATACCGGGACTATTTGTTAAAGGAAATGACACATTATCCTCTTCCCAACATCTGGTCGTTCCTGAAAGACAGTCAAGCCCCGATAATACTGTTGACTCACTAGAAGCCTGTGTCTTCTTTCCCGAGGGAGGTGGAGACGAACCAAGGAGGATAGAATCTATTTTTGTGTCGGCCCAAGGGGATGCCTTGGGGAGGGGGCAATGGGTCACCCACATTGCTGTTCTGTTCTGGGAGCCAGGAATGCATACTTCCTTCCTGTCCAGCCCTGAGCAACAGTCTCTTTCTTAAGTCTCAGATCTTCCACAGAGAGctggaaagatttttaaatgccaTGGTGGGCTGGAATGGCTGGACACCAGCATAGATGGACTGATGAAATGGGAAGAGGAGATTTGGCAGGACGCAGGGTGTTGAGGTTGCAGCAAAGGCAAGAGAGCTGAGTTGGGTTGAGTGACTGTCACACTGTGCAGTCAGGGCTCAGAGGGACTCTGGCTGCATCTGGCTGCCTCTTGATTAGgaaatgcatgtatttttttttcatctctaagGCATCTTCTAGGGGCTAAACATGGAGAAAGAATAAGAGGGGTGTGAGTAGGGTGTCTGGTTAATTAACCTGGAGGACTTGCCCAGGTTGACTTTGCACAGGTAAGGAGAAGTAATACCCTGAAATCCACCTGGAGATACAGGGGGACCCCCTCCAGCATCTCAACCAGTGGATTAAGTGAAGCTGAGTTCTGAAAGAAGGAAGTTTTGTTCTCATGAAACTAATAGAGGGCCTCCTGGACTAgggaggggatggggagaggtggggagaggtggggagggcaCCTCTGCCTTTGGATCTAAGGGCATTTATTGTGCCAGGCCTTTGTTTTGTTCCAGCCAGGGCACTCTGGCGAAGGCATCCTGGGAATTTGGCCTGCAAACAGAAAGGGCATTTCCGTGTGTGGGTTTCCTGTTTAGGTCTGCGTAGAAACCCAAAGGATCGCTTGGCCTCATAAATCCTCTAGACATTACTGGTGTAGATGCTCTGGCCGGATGCCATGGGAAAATCGCACAGAAatagaagaagggaggaaagcaCATTTACTCTCAGGATGCTGGGTGGGTTTCAGGCTCCCTGCCTTCAGATCTGTAAACAGAGGAGGTTGGCCTAGAGGGGATGATCATTCAGGTCCCCTCCAGCTTTGACAACCTCAGGTTCCATTTCCCTCTCAAGGGTCAGCGGGAGCTGGCACTGTGCAGCTCAGGCATGGAAGCCAGCTGAGCAGCTCACCAAACAGAAGCATGAAGaaaatttcaactaaaaaattagaaagttgcCCTGGAATATCCTTTAGGCTCCTTCACAGAAAGAAGATGCTTTCGAACTCTGGTATTTTCCAGACTTTCCTAGATGCTTAGTGTATCCCAAAAATGACAGCTACCAGGGTCAGGAGTATCGTGGAGTCTCGTGGATGGGTTTTGGCACAAAGCAAGTTTGCAGAGCCGGCGGTGAATAAGGTGTTTGTTAGGAGACATCACCCatttcaggtttctttttttacttcCTGTTTCCCTCAATTTCTGTATATGTCAAATTGCAGTTTGGCATTTACACTTGTTGGTCTAATGGAAGAGGCCATGTTTTCATTCTTAATCTGTGGCTGAATTCAGATTCTGCGCAGACTCCACTTGGAGATTTATCAGACTTTAGGTCAGTTGGGAAAGTCATGAGGCAAAAACAGGATGTCTTATGGAGATTTCCTGTGTCAACCCAAGCTTTATTCCAGTAAGAACATGCTCATCGTCTTCAATGATGCCTCTTGTGTTaccttattttctcatttgtcctTATTTGTGTCAtttagaaaatgtgttatatagaACTGTCTTTTTTGGgagggaaataataaaatgatattgaGTAACATTAAATTAATTGCCTGTAGCCAGACAATGCAGTGTTCTAGTAAATTAATTGGATTTTTTACTTAAGCAGGGGTAAACCCACTTATGCAGCAACATTTCTCAAGACAAGATTGCCCCCTTAGAATTCAGCATGGCTCTATCCTCAGTTCTCTCGGGTGCAAATTGTGGCATTTGTCTATGACCCTCATACCCTCAAACACGTCCTTACAGATAAACACATCCGCAAAGGAAAATCACTTCCAAGGTCccattctgttatttcttttccaaattttgCTTTTATGTGTCTGAAATACATTCTTCTTTTCCTCCCACTAACTCTGAGCTGTTTCTTCAATAATGAAGTGGGTGGAAGAAGAAGGAACATGATAGGAAGTTCTAAGCTTTCTGGGTCAGTGCTCCTTAGAACACTAATCCTGACAAATGTGCTTTAAAAGGGAGTCCTGTGGTCACACAGGGGTTGGGAAATGCATGTTTGCACTCTGCTGTGTTAAAAGCTCTGAAAATTCATGCAATAAAGAAACATGTTTGACTTTAgttcagcatttcccaaacttatCTGAtcaagaaaatatctttttatattatgtgtatagCAGATATTAACAAATGGAGGAATAAGTGTTCTATGTGACACTTTGAGAAATGCTTCCTGCTGAAAAATAGAGTTCACTGTCTTATATTTAGTACTGgggataaatatatgtatttatattatagtatataataggaatatttattatatatgttatatattatatgaatctttatattatatataatattatataacataaatataaatatatttatagtgatagtaatataaatattatatatgatatattatataaatgtttataatttatatttatattataacattaaaataattataatattaatatataatataattctatattacattacatataattatattgtatattatataatataaatataatatgtataattataattttatttgtttatttatttttattttttatttttgagatggggtctggctccgtcacccaggctggagtgcactggcaggatctctgttcactgtaacctccacatttggggttcaggcaatcctcctgcctcagcctcctgagtagctgggactacaggttcctgacaccacgcccagctaatttttttgtgtttttggtagagacggggtttcaccatgctgcccaggctgatctcaaactcctgaactcaagtgatctgcctgcctcagcctcccaaaatgctgggattacaggcatgagcaaccgtgcccagcctataattataatttatatttacatatataatttatattcataatatttatatctcaatatttatattatatatgaagtggaggaatatatataacatatgataAACATTCCcattacattttcatatatacatactttatatctgatatggtttggatctgtgtccccacccaaatctcatgttgagttgtAATTCCCCATGTGGGAGgtagacctggtgggaagtgttgaaatcatgggggcagatttctcatgaatgatttagtaccatccccttggtactgtccttgcaatagtgagtgacttctttatgagatcttgtcatttaaaggtgtgtagcacctccccgctctctcttgctcctgctctggccatgtgaagtgcctgcttcctcttcaccttctgcctctCCAGAAGTCGAGCAGACGCCAACATCACGCTTcctttacagcctgcagaattgtggctaattaaaccttcttttctttataaattactcaatctcaggtatttctttatagcaatgccagaACAGTCTAATACAATGTGTATATACTGTATGCATGTGCATATCAATAATGTACTGGAAATCTTGCTGctcttttcagaattttcaggATGAACATAGCTATGAAAAGATCCTTATAGAAAAAAACATTAGAAACACATCATCATTTCAATTATGTCTATAGGTGTTTGGTAGATGACAGgtgagtctttttttctttctatttttgtttcccaCAGATCTTCCACAATGAACATGAATTATTTCTATATTAGAtgcaagaaacaaaataaattttaatttttaaaaaga
This portion of the Pongo abelii isolate AG06213 chromosome 1, NHGRI_mPonAbe1-v2.0_pri, whole genome shotgun sequence genome encodes:
- the LOC129047706 gene encoding transcription factor BTF3-like, with protein sequence MNQEKLQGTMIHLNNPEVQASLAVNTFTITGHAETKQLTEMLHSILNQLAAVSLTSLRRLAEALPKQSVDGKAPLATGEDDDDDEVPGLVENFDEASKNETN